A stretch of the Bacillus sp. FJAT-18017 genome encodes the following:
- a CDS encoding metal-dependent hydrolase: MDTGTHVVMGLGLGALATLDPAVAGHTATATSVMVGTIVGSQIPDIDTVLKLRNNAVYIRNHRGITHSVPAVFLWPLLITGAVYLFNPDANLLHLWLWTQLAVFLHVFVDIFNAYGTQALRPFSPKWVALGVINTFDPFIFGIHVAGLAVWIMGVHPGYTFVVVYAIMIFYYFLRFSAKREVVQAVRIMFPAATQIVVAPTMRFNHWRVAVMTEQEFFVGRAQGATVRILDKFKRVPVPDTPIIHAAKKDSNISAFLSFSPVYRWEVKEFDDYHEVRFIDLRYRSNGHYPFVAVVHLDPDLNIKNSYTGWIYSEEKLRKKLEILPG; this comes from the coding sequence TTGGATACTGGTACACATGTTGTTATGGGGCTAGGCCTTGGCGCTTTGGCCACGCTGGATCCAGCTGTTGCCGGACATACTGCGACAGCAACCAGCGTTATGGTCGGCACCATTGTAGGCTCACAAATTCCCGATATTGATACAGTACTTAAATTAAGAAATAACGCAGTCTATATACGCAATCATAGGGGTATCACCCACTCCGTACCCGCAGTCTTTTTATGGCCACTCCTTATTACAGGTGCAGTGTATTTATTTAATCCTGACGCCAATCTGCTGCATTTGTGGCTATGGACACAGCTCGCTGTTTTCTTGCATGTGTTCGTGGATATATTTAATGCTTACGGCACCCAGGCACTTCGTCCGTTTTCTCCCAAATGGGTTGCTCTTGGTGTTATCAACACATTTGACCCGTTCATCTTCGGTATCCATGTCGCCGGTCTGGCAGTCTGGATTATGGGAGTACATCCGGGTTATACCTTCGTTGTCGTGTACGCGATTATGATTTTCTATTACTTCCTGCGTTTTTCAGCGAAGCGGGAGGTTGTGCAGGCAGTCAGAATCATGTTCCCTGCTGCTACGCAAATTGTTGTCGCACCCACCATGAGATTCAATCACTGGCGAGTTGCCGTTATGACCGAACAGGAGTTTTTTGTAGGTCGGGCCCAGGGTGCAACCGTACGTATTCTTGATAAATTCAAGCGCGTGCCGGTTCCTGATACACCAATCATTCATGCGGCGAAAAAGGATTCCAATATCTCTGCCTTTCTATCCTTCTCCCCTGTTTATCGATGGGAAGTAAAGGAATTCGATGACTACCATGAGGTTCGCTTTATTGATTTGCGATACCGCAGCAATGGGCACTATCCATTTGTAGCTGTCGTCCACTTGGATCCAGATTTAAACATTAAGAATTCATACACTGGCTGGATTTATAGCGAGGAGAAACTTCGAAAGAAACTAGAAATACTTCCAGGTTAA
- a CDS encoding YfhJ family protein encodes MNDYHERLTNLLLDKNDLLSYGQARTWVELLWDDFETTYAKAGREYLGSEMTEKVVRQWIEHYGENLHEFAARNPKYSQYLNEDKNRLH; translated from the coding sequence ATGAATGATTATCATGAAAGGCTGACCAATCTGCTCCTAGATAAGAATGATTTGCTTTCCTACGGCCAGGCCAGGACATGGGTGGAATTGCTATGGGATGATTTTGAGACTACCTATGCCAAAGCTGGCAGAGAATATCTGGGAAGCGAGATGACTGAAAAGGTTGTACGTCAATGGATTGAACATTACGGTGAAAACCTTCATGAGTTCGCAGCTAGAAATCCGAAATACAGCCAGTATTTAAATGAGGATAAAAATAGGCTGCACTAA
- a CDS encoding small, acid-soluble spore protein K, with product MRNKAKGFPYNHDDKLEGEPRAKAEYASKRADGSINTHPQERMKASSQRNPDEIKSF from the coding sequence ATGAGAAACAAAGCAAAGGGCTTTCCATACAACCATGATGACAAACTCGAAGGGGAACCTCGTGCCAAGGCTGAGTATGCCTCTAAGCGGGCAGATGGTTCAATCAATACTCATCCGCAGGAACGAATGAAAGCTTCTTCTCAAAGGAACCCAGACGAGATTAAGTCTTTTTAA
- a CDS encoding YfhH family protein has translation MQQEKRYSEMTEYELKQEIAFLKEKARKAEQMGIVNEFAVLERKAVMAKAYLLDPANFAPGEIYAIEGDPGSYFKIDYLNGVFAWGYRLNGDGKEEALPISMLMNR, from the coding sequence ATGCAGCAGGAAAAGCGTTATAGCGAAATGACAGAATACGAATTAAAGCAAGAAATCGCCTTTTTAAAAGAAAAGGCAAGGAAAGCGGAACAGATGGGCATTGTGAACGAATTCGCTGTTCTTGAGAGAAAAGCTGTCATGGCAAAAGCTTATTTGCTCGATCCTGCGAACTTTGCGCCGGGTGAAATTTATGCAATTGAAGGCGACCCGGGTTCATATTTTAAAATTGATTATCTAAATGGTGTATTTGCTTGGGGATACCGTCTTAATGGCGATGGAAAAGAAGAAGCCCTGCCGATTTCAATGCTTATGAATAGATAA
- a CDS encoding SDR family NAD(P)-dependent oxidoreductase, translating into MKTLIVTGAGSGLGRELALLFAKKGFSLILAGRSDVRLQEVKKEIEAFGGTAETIVIDVKETSVIPNRLASILKDKQVYGLINNAGIGHFGPFTQMKDSDIIEMLQTNISGTIFMTKAILPYLEKAGEGHIINIISTAGLRGKVNESVYAASKFAIRGFTESLQKEYEGQKIRFTAAYMGGMDTPFWSNSTHVADPSRFRTPREVAEYIVANLGNDEIILESKKS; encoded by the coding sequence ATGAAGACTTTAATTGTAACAGGTGCAGGGTCCGGGCTTGGACGTGAGCTTGCATTGCTTTTTGCTAAAAAGGGGTTTAGCTTAATCCTCGCTGGAAGGTCTGATGTACGGCTTCAGGAGGTAAAAAAGGAAATCGAAGCTTTTGGCGGGACAGCTGAAACGATTGTCATTGATGTCAAAGAAACATCAGTAATCCCTAATAGACTTGCATCAATACTTAAGGATAAGCAAGTTTACGGTCTTATTAACAATGCTGGCATTGGCCATTTCGGACCATTTACACAGATGAAGGATAGCGACATAATCGAAATGCTCCAAACCAATATATCTGGGACCATATTTATGACAAAAGCGATACTGCCTTATCTGGAGAAAGCCGGAGAAGGCCACATAATCAATATTATTTCTACCGCAGGTCTTCGGGGAAAGGTAAATGAGTCTGTTTACGCTGCCTCCAAGTTTGCAATAAGGGGATTTACCGAGAGCTTGCAAAAGGAGTATGAAGGCCAGAAGATACGGTTTACTGCAGCTTATATGGGTGGTATGGATACTCCGTTCTGGTCAAACAGTACACATGTTGCAGATCCTTCGCGATTCAGGACGCCTCGCGAGGTTGCTGAATATATTGTTGCCAATCTCGGCAACGACGAAATCATACTTGAAAGTAAAAAATCATGA
- the recX gene encoding recombination regulator RecX, with the protein MPTVTKITTQKRDTGRYNIYMDFGKGEEYAFSADESVIVKFRLKKGMELDEFLLAEVGYHDEIRKAYNNAINYLAYKMRTEKEVYSYLKEKKLEEAAISEVIIRLKEQGYLNDAEYADAYVRTQISTTNKGAYVVRMELKERGVAEVLIDNAMEQYTQEQQFEKATLLAEKYAKKYSSESEKVLKQKLDAMLRRKGYQTDAIQFALSEADFGREEEVELEAIRAQGEKAHRKHGKLIGHAYQQKMKETLFRKGFPIDLIERYLESRQEE; encoded by the coding sequence ATGCCAACCGTAACCAAAATTACCACCCAGAAAAGAGATACAGGGCGTTACAATATTTATATGGACTTCGGCAAAGGCGAGGAATATGCGTTTAGTGCGGATGAGTCTGTCATTGTTAAGTTCCGGCTAAAAAAAGGAATGGAACTGGATGAATTTTTACTTGCGGAAGTCGGTTATCATGACGAAATTCGCAAGGCATATAATAACGCAATTAACTATCTGGCTTATAAGATGAGGACGGAAAAGGAGGTTTACAGCTATTTAAAGGAAAAAAAGCTTGAAGAAGCTGCAATCAGCGAAGTCATAATCAGGCTTAAGGAACAGGGTTACCTGAATGATGCGGAATATGCGGATGCTTATGTTAGGACCCAAATCAGCACCACTAATAAAGGCGCCTATGTTGTCAGAATGGAACTAAAGGAGCGCGGGGTTGCTGAGGTTTTAATTGACAACGCAATGGAGCAATATACCCAGGAACAGCAATTTGAAAAAGCGACATTACTTGCTGAAAAGTATGCGAAGAAATATTCCTCTGAATCCGAAAAAGTCTTGAAGCAAAAGCTTGATGCCATGCTTAGGAGAAAGGGATATCAAACTGATGCCATCCAATTCGCTTTGAGTGAAGCTGATTTTGGCAGGGAAGAGGAAGTCGAGCTTGAGGCAATCAGAGCTCAGGGAGAAAAAGCGCACCGAAAACACGGGAAGTTGATAGGACACGCCTATCAGCAAAAAATGAAAGAAACACTTTTTAGAAAAGGGTTCCCAATAGACTTAATTGAACGCTATCTTGAATCAAGGCAAGAAGAATAA
- a CDS encoding TIGR01777 family oxidoreductase, with amino-acid sequence MKLAIAGGTGFLGNALVDTLLSEEHEIVILTRKKTSSSKTNLTFVQWMAEESQPERYLEGIEVFINLAGESLNSGRWTTVQKEKLLKSRLDATNEAIRILSKLSKKPSVYISASAVGVYGTSEDKLFTEESSLGQDFLASLVKQWEDAGSKAEELGIRTVFCRFGIILDREESALPQMVFPYKLFGGGTVGSGSQWISWIHREDAVGAILFIIKNNSISGAVNFTSPNPTTMKEFGQTIGQVLRRPHWLPVPSFALKLLLGEMSILVLKGQRVMPVVLVEAGYQFRFPQLKKALEDLFSK; translated from the coding sequence TTGAAACTGGCAATTGCGGGCGGAACAGGATTTCTGGGCAACGCATTAGTTGACACATTGCTATCCGAAGAGCATGAAATAGTTATTTTAACAAGGAAAAAGACCTCAAGTTCCAAGACAAACCTTACCTTTGTTCAATGGATGGCTGAGGAAAGCCAGCCTGAACGCTATCTTGAAGGAATCGAAGTTTTCATCAACTTGGCCGGAGAATCTTTAAATAGCGGACGCTGGACAACTGTACAGAAGGAAAAGCTTTTAAAAAGCCGGTTGGATGCCACAAACGAAGCAATCCGCATCCTCTCCAAGCTTTCTAAAAAGCCCTCTGTCTATATTTCTGCAAGCGCAGTCGGCGTGTATGGCACTTCCGAGGATAAACTGTTTACTGAGGAAAGTAGTCTAGGCCAAGATTTTCTGGCAAGTCTCGTTAAACAATGGGAAGATGCTGGCTCCAAAGCTGAAGAGCTTGGAATCAGGACAGTTTTTTGCAGATTTGGAATCATTCTGGACCGGGAAGAAAGCGCCCTCCCCCAAATGGTTTTTCCTTATAAACTTTTCGGAGGCGGAACAGTTGGCTCCGGAAGTCAATGGATATCCTGGATTCACAGGGAAGATGCAGTCGGTGCCATCCTTTTTATAATTAAGAATAACAGTATTAGCGGCGCCGTAAATTTCACTTCCCCCAACCCGACAACGATGAAAGAATTTGGCCAAACAATCGGCCAAGTGCTTCGCAGACCTCATTGGCTCCCAGTTCCTTCCTTTGCGTTGAAGCTTTTGCTCGGCGAAATGAGCATACTTGTACTTAAAGGGCAAAGGGTTATGCCAGTAGTCCTTGTTGAAGCTGGCTACCAGTTTCGTTTTCCACAATTAAAAAAGGCGCTGGAGGATCTTTTCAGTAAGTAA
- a CDS encoding YfhE family protein — protein sequence MEKPKKDKNRKTLTSTQEVLYQREFKAADRAAGFDPPGRRR from the coding sequence ATGGAAAAACCTAAAAAAGATAAGAATCGAAAAACATTGACGAGTACCCAGGAAGTCCTGTACCAAAGAGAATTTAAAGCCGCTGATAGAGCAGCGGGTTTTGATCCGCCAGGAAGAAGAAGATAG
- a CDS encoding YfhD family protein, producing the protein MARSRGHRNRDKNSASLPQTPKNLKISDGLDVEFDRDLADHDDLEAMARSKAADQRAKSRRK; encoded by the coding sequence TTGGCACGTTCACGTGGACATAGGAATCGCGATAAAAATTCTGCTTCTCTGCCGCAAACTCCGAAGAATTTAAAGATCAGTGATGGACTTGATGTGGAATTTGACCGTGACCTTGCCGATCATGACGATCTTGAAGCAATGGCAAGATCAAAAGCTGCCGATCAAAGGGCAAAAAGCAGGCGGAAATAA
- a CDS encoding M20 family metallopeptidase produces MVLNLLKTLISIDSSTIPGANEAVEFCGNWLKSHGMEVNYLENNGRKMLVTEVGSGEFTLVLNGHVDIVAGNHGQFFPYESNGKLYGRGSADMKAGVAAMMAAIVELKQYKLGIKVQLQIVSDEETGGENCSGFLSESGYRGDFVICGEPTGLRIAIQAKGILRTDITVPGKSAHGSRPWEGINAIEQAYEIFKQIKNLPFAKESSEYYMHPSINLAKVAAGDAYNVVPDECKIGLDIRYLPGQNPEEILEQIKGISPEISVVSGWQADPINTDPKHPFLNHLDRVIKRHPGRETVYFGQHGSADTVYFAKHGIPAIEFGPSGANWHGDEEYVEIESVFAFRNILVELATELIF; encoded by the coding sequence ATGGTTCTTAACTTATTAAAAACATTAATTTCAATAGACAGTTCAACTATTCCTGGTGCAAATGAAGCTGTGGAATTTTGCGGAAATTGGCTTAAATCTCACGGTATGGAAGTAAACTACCTTGAAAATAACGGGCGAAAAATGCTGGTTACTGAAGTAGGTTCCGGCGAATTCACACTAGTTCTTAACGGTCATGTTGATATTGTTGCAGGTAACCACGGCCAATTCTTTCCTTACGAAAGCAACGGCAAATTATATGGAAGAGGTTCAGCCGATATGAAGGCAGGTGTCGCTGCAATGATGGCTGCCATCGTTGAACTAAAGCAGTATAAATTAGGAATCAAAGTACAGCTGCAAATTGTATCGGATGAAGAAACTGGCGGTGAGAATTGCTCTGGATTCCTTTCAGAGTCTGGATACAGAGGCGATTTTGTTATTTGCGGCGAACCAACGGGGCTTCGAATTGCCATCCAGGCAAAAGGCATTCTTCGTACTGACATTACTGTTCCTGGGAAATCAGCACATGGAAGCAGGCCGTGGGAAGGAATTAATGCGATTGAACAAGCATATGAGATCTTTAAACAAATCAAGAATCTCCCATTTGCAAAGGAAAGCAGCGAATACTATATGCATCCTTCTATTAATCTTGCAAAAGTGGCCGCTGGCGATGCCTATAATGTCGTACCCGACGAATGTAAAATCGGGCTGGACATACGATACTTACCCGGGCAGAACCCGGAAGAAATCCTCGAACAAATTAAAGGGATAAGCCCTGAAATAAGTGTGGTTTCAGGATGGCAAGCCGACCCTATTAACACAGACCCAAAACATCCATTCCTAAATCATTTAGATCGGGTTATTAAAAGGCATCCGGGCCGTGAAACTGTATACTTTGGCCAACACGGAAGTGCCGACACTGTATATTTTGCCAAACATGGAATTCCTGCAATTGAATTTGGCCCGTCTGGAGCAAACTGGCATGGAGACGAGGAATATGTTGAAATCGAGTCAGTATTTGCGTTCCGGAACATCCTTGTAGAGCTGGCGACTGAACTGATATTCTAA
- a CDS encoding GNAT family N-acetyltransferase produces the protein MEYKRITSIDDPDFRKMHTLMGQIFPPEEVLEYELWREPLEDPGIRVFVALDGDQVVGATEYRYYQDWNIAMTDFTIIGHQGMGIGRFLAVNRMKDLNALASQNGKELYGMFAEIYDPYRVEKYEFGGVKVMDPYVRREVLSHLGYKRIDIEYVHPSWENNGEAVTGLDLGFMPSDDSQGEIEASLVADFLTNYYTVLPNKPQEWISMIEGLRKKDKVALLPL, from the coding sequence ATGGAATATAAACGCATAACAAGTATTGATGACCCTGATTTCAGGAAAATGCACACACTGATGGGGCAAATCTTCCCTCCGGAAGAAGTGCTCGAATATGAACTGTGGAGGGAACCACTTGAAGATCCGGGCATCCGGGTTTTTGTTGCTCTTGATGGTGACCAGGTTGTTGGTGCAACCGAGTACCGTTATTATCAGGACTGGAATATCGCGATGACTGACTTCACAATCATTGGCCACCAGGGAATGGGGATTGGCCGCTTTCTTGCCGTAAACCGGATGAAGGATTTGAATGCACTTGCCTCCCAAAACGGTAAGGAGCTTTACGGAATGTTTGCTGAAATTTATGATCCTTACAGAGTTGAGAAGTATGAGTTTGGCGGTGTTAAGGTGATGGATCCCTATGTCCGCAGGGAGGTTCTTTCCCATCTCGGTTATAAGCGAATTGACATTGAGTATGTACATCCATCCTGGGAAAATAACGGAGAAGCAGTAACAGGGCTTGATTTGGGCTTTATGCCGTCTGATGACAGCCAAGGCGAAATCGAAGCAAGTCTTGTTGCGGATTTCCTAACCAATTACTATACGGTCCTGCCGAATAAACCTCAAGAGTGGATCAGTATGATTGAAGGACTCAGGAAGAAAGATAAAGTTGCATTGCTCCCACTCTAA
- a CDS encoding GNAT family N-acetyltransferase: protein MYKSEFFVYQHDKPISVCIRNYTEEDFEGLIDIQSECFPPPFPQELWWNKEQLSNHVELFPEGALCIEVDGVLAGSLTGLRVNFDPAKPEHTWEEITDGGYIRNHQPDGNSLYIVDISVRPQHRKLGLGKLMMQAMYHVVIEIGADRLLGGARMPGYHKVSSELDPAKYLEAVMAGELKDPVVSFLLRCGRVPVALVENYLEDEESHNYAVLMEWKNPFKNEGVPGNGI, encoded by the coding sequence ATGTACAAAAGCGAATTCTTTGTCTACCAGCATGATAAACCAATTTCTGTTTGCATCAGGAATTATACAGAAGAGGATTTTGAAGGACTAATAGATATCCAGTCCGAATGCTTCCCGCCGCCATTTCCTCAAGAGCTCTGGTGGAACAAGGAGCAGCTTTCCAACCATGTTGAACTTTTTCCTGAAGGAGCCCTTTGCATAGAGGTGGATGGTGTCCTTGCCGGATCGTTGACAGGCCTTCGCGTCAATTTTGATCCGGCGAAGCCAGAGCATACATGGGAGGAGATTACCGATGGCGGTTATATCCGAAATCATCAGCCGGATGGAAACTCCCTGTATATTGTTGATATTAGCGTCCGTCCACAGCACCGGAAGCTTGGACTTGGCAAATTGATGATGCAGGCTATGTACCATGTTGTCATTGAAATAGGTGCTGACCGTCTCCTCGGAGGAGCACGGATGCCGGGCTATCACAAGGTGTCCTCCGAGTTGGACCCAGCAAAGTACCTGGAAGCAGTGATGGCCGGAGAACTAAAGGATCCGGTGGTTTCGTTCTTGCTAAGGTGCGGGCGTGTGCCGGTTGCATTGGTGGAAAATTATTTGGAGGACGAAGAATCTCATAATTACGCCGTCCTCATGGAGTGGAAAAATCCTTTTAAAAATGAAGGAGTGCCAGGGAATGGAATATAA
- a CDS encoding carbon-nitrogen hydrolase family protein, which produces MKLRVSAVQYHLHTISSFEEFAAQCEHYIKTAEEFGAEFLLFPEFFTTQLLSIGDGNGKALTINDLPGFTEQYRELFTSFAKKTGMHIIGGTHVVEKGGKLYNTAHLFYPDGRIGEQAKLHITPTEVHEWNMAKGDSFQIFETEKGKIAILTCYDIEFPEIVRMAKAKGADVIFCPSCTDDRHGFHRVRYTSHARAIENQVYVVLTGTVGALPTVDFMRLNFGQAAVITPNDIPFPPKGIQVEGEINDDMIVTADLDLQLLYEVRKGGSVTTWRDRRSDLYVDWEELESKG; this is translated from the coding sequence ATGAAATTAAGAGTTTCTGCAGTCCAGTACCACCTGCATACAATCTCTTCTTTTGAAGAATTTGCAGCTCAGTGCGAGCATTATATAAAAACCGCTGAGGAATTCGGAGCGGAATTCTTGCTGTTCCCCGAATTCTTTACGACTCAGTTGTTGTCGATTGGGGATGGCAATGGAAAAGCCCTCACCATTAACGACCTGCCGGGCTTTACCGAGCAATATCGCGAATTATTCACATCATTTGCCAAGAAAACCGGCATGCACATTATTGGAGGCACCCATGTTGTAGAAAAGGGGGGCAAGCTGTACAATACGGCCCACTTATTTTATCCGGATGGCAGGATCGGCGAGCAGGCAAAGCTGCATATTACACCGACCGAAGTCCACGAATGGAACATGGCCAAGGGAGACAGCTTCCAAATTTTCGAGACGGAAAAGGGTAAGATAGCGATTCTGACCTGCTATGATATCGAATTTCCCGAGATCGTTCGGATGGCGAAGGCAAAGGGGGCCGATGTAATTTTCTGCCCATCATGTACCGATGACAGGCATGGCTTCCACCGTGTCCGTTACACAAGCCATGCCCGTGCAATTGAGAATCAGGTGTATGTAGTCCTGACAGGTACGGTGGGGGCATTGCCGACAGTTGATTTTATGCGGCTGAACTTTGGCCAGGCTGCTGTCATTACTCCTAACGATATTCCTTTCCCGCCAAAGGGTATACAGGTTGAAGGGGAAATAAATGACGATATGATTGTGACGGCAGACCTTGATCTTCAGCTTTTATATGAGGTTCGTAAAGGTGGTTCAGTGACAACATGGAGAGATCGTAGAAGTGATCTGTACGTAGATTGGGAAGAATTAGAATCCAAGGGGTGA
- the argH gene encoding argininosuccinate lyase — translation MSKLWGGRFTKETNRLVEEFTASISFDQKLVMEDIEGSLAHARMLGECGIIPIEDVEKIIAGLEHIKQMAINNEIEFLVEDEDIHMNIEKKLIELIGPVGGKLHTGRSRNDQVATDMHLYLRNKTESLIELLVGVQEALIKKAKEHINTLIPGYTHLQRAQPVSFAHHLMAYFWMFERDKQRLQDSLKRVNWLPLGAGALAGTTFPIDRERTAELLGFDTIYPNSMDAVSDRDFILEFLSIGSIIMTHISRMAEEFITWSSQEFRFIELDDSFCTGSSIMPQKKNPDVPELLRGKTGRVYGNFIGLLTVMKGLPLAYNKDLQEDKEGMFDTVETLEGSLQLLAPMIETMTVNQEVMRKALNEDFSNATDIADYLVTKGMPFRQAHEVIGKIVLYCIQNKKYLLDLSIEEYREFSELFLGDIYKILMPEHVAGARNSYGGTSPEQVAKQIVLAENHLSY, via the coding sequence ATGTCTAAGCTATGGGGCGGCCGTTTTACAAAAGAAACGAACAGGCTGGTAGAAGAATTTACAGCTTCAATATCGTTTGATCAAAAACTGGTCATGGAGGATATCGAAGGAAGCCTGGCGCATGCCAGAATGCTTGGTGAATGCGGGATTATCCCGATTGAGGATGTTGAAAAAATAATAGCAGGGCTCGAGCATATTAAGCAAATGGCCATAAACAATGAAATTGAGTTTCTTGTAGAAGATGAAGATATTCATATGAATATTGAGAAGAAATTGATTGAACTGATTGGACCGGTTGGGGGCAAGCTTCATACCGGAAGGAGCCGGAATGACCAGGTAGCAACCGATATGCATCTTTATCTCAGGAATAAAACGGAAAGCCTCATTGAATTATTAGTAGGAGTCCAGGAAGCTCTTATTAAAAAAGCCAAGGAGCATATAAATACGCTTATCCCGGGCTATACACATCTCCAGCGTGCGCAGCCTGTATCATTCGCGCATCATTTAATGGCCTATTTCTGGATGTTTGAAAGAGATAAACAAAGGCTGCAGGACAGCCTTAAACGAGTGAATTGGCTGCCGCTTGGCGCAGGCGCCCTGGCAGGGACCACTTTCCCAATCGATCGCGAAAGAACAGCTGAATTGCTTGGTTTTGATACGATCTACCCAAATAGCATGGATGCAGTCAGTGACAGGGACTTTATTCTGGAATTCCTGTCGATTGGTTCAATCATTATGACGCATATTTCCCGCATGGCAGAGGAATTCATTACTTGGTCAAGCCAGGAATTCAGATTCATCGAATTGGATGATTCCTTTTGTACAGGTTCAAGCATTATGCCGCAAAAAAAGAACCCTGACGTTCCTGAGCTCTTGCGCGGCAAGACAGGCAGGGTGTATGGGAATTTTATCGGGCTGCTTACTGTTATGAAAGGCTTGCCGCTGGCTTATAACAAAGATTTGCAGGAAGACAAGGAAGGCATGTTTGATACAGTTGAAACGCTGGAAGGATCACTCCAGCTTTTAGCACCGATGATAGAGACAATGACAGTCAATCAAGAGGTAATGAGGAAGGCTCTAAACGAAGATTTCTCAAATGCAACGGATATTGCCGATTATCTTGTGACGAAAGGAATGCCGTTCCGCCAGGCGCATGAGGTTATCGGAAAAATTGTCCTTTATTGCATTCAAAATAAAAAGTATTTATTAGATTTAAGTATTGAAGAATATAGGGAATTTAGCGAGTTGTTTCTTGGTGATATTTATAAAATCCTAATGCCAGAGCATGTTGCTGGTGCAAGGAACAGCTACGGGGGGACTTCCCCTGAGCAGGTCGCAAAACAAATTGTCCTAGCTGAAAATCATCTTTCCTATTAA
- a CDS encoding argininosuccinate synthase yields MSKGKIVLAYSGGLDTSVSVKWIQEKYGYDVIALGLDVGEGKDLEAIRTKALNVGAIKAYMVDAKELLAKEYIVPALKANCLYEGKYPLSSALSRPLISKLLVEVAEKEGAVAVAHGCTGKGNDQVRFEVSIQALNPNLKVIAPVREWGMTRDEEIKYAEENGIPIPVDLDNPFSIDANIWGRACEAGVLEDPWAEAPEAAFDWTNPIELAPDAPEYVEIDFVKGVPTGLNGEDLPLVELIEKLNELGGKHGIGRIDHIENRLVGIKSREVYENPAALILIQAHKELEFLTLPREVTQFKTQVDQQMAKIVYEGLWYSPLKAALDAFVDQTQEVVTGTIRVKLHKGTHMTVGRKSPHSLYNEQLATYSKGDAFDHLAAEGFIKIWGLPTKVFSEVNSKQSVFK; encoded by the coding sequence ATGTCTAAGGGGAAAATTGTACTCGCCTATTCCGGCGGGCTTGATACATCAGTTTCAGTAAAGTGGATTCAAGAAAAATATGGCTACGACGTCATCGCTCTCGGCCTGGATGTCGGAGAGGGTAAGGATCTCGAGGCAATCCGCACGAAAGCGTTAAATGTAGGCGCCATTAAAGCGTATATGGTAGATGCAAAAGAGCTTCTGGCAAAGGAATACATTGTTCCGGCCCTAAAGGCCAATTGCCTATACGAAGGGAAATACCCACTGTCTTCAGCGCTATCCCGACCGCTTATTTCAAAGCTTCTTGTCGAGGTGGCAGAAAAGGAAGGCGCGGTTGCGGTTGCCCATGGCTGTACTGGAAAAGGCAATGACCAGGTCCGTTTCGAGGTTTCCATCCAGGCGTTAAATCCAAACCTGAAGGTTATTGCTCCTGTACGCGAGTGGGGGATGACAAGGGATGAGGAAATCAAGTATGCCGAAGAAAACGGTATTCCAATTCCGGTTGACCTCGATAATCCATTCTCAATAGATGCAAATATTTGGGGGCGCGCCTGTGAAGCAGGAGTGCTTGAGGATCCGTGGGCAGAAGCGCCTGAAGCCGCCTTTGATTGGACGAATCCAATTGAACTGGCTCCGGATGCACCTGAATACGTCGAAATTGATTTTGTAAAAGGTGTGCCGACTGGCTTAAATGGGGAGGATCTCCCGTTGGTTGAGCTGATTGAAAAGCTTAATGAACTTGGCGGCAAGCACGGTATCGGCAGGATTGACCATATCGAAAACCGTCTCGTAGGGATTAAATCCCGTGAGGTATACGAAAACCCGGCCGCTCTCATTTTAATCCAGGCACATAAAGAGCTGGAATTTTTAACATTGCCTCGTGAGGTTACCCAATTTAAAACACAGGTAGACCAGCAGATGGCCAAAATTGTTTATGAGGGCCTCTGGTACTCACCTCTTAAAGCTGCCCTGGATGCTTTTGTTGACCAGACACAGGAAGTCGTAACCGGAACCATCCGTGTAAAGCTTCATAAGGGTACACATATGACAGTCGGACGCAAATCACCGCACAGCCTTTATAATGAACAGCTTGCGACTTACTCGAAGGGAGATGCCTTTGACCACCTCGCTGCAGAAGGCTTTATTAAAATATGGGGCCTCCCAACTAAGGTGTTTTCGGAAGTAAACAGCAAGCAAAGTGTATTTAAATAG